From a single Larimichthys crocea isolate SSNF chromosome XIII, L_crocea_2.0, whole genome shotgun sequence genomic region:
- the psmb4 gene encoding proteasome subunit beta type-4, producing MESGLKLSFWERGPRPGQFYSLTGGSSSTGPETACGPVRHTLNPMVTGTSVLGVKFTGGVIIAADMLGSYGSLARFRNISRLMKVNSNTILGASGDYADYQYLKQVIEQMVIDEELLGDGHSYSPKAVHSWLTRVMYNRRSKMNPLWNTVVIGGFYNGESFLGYVDKLGVAYEAPTVATGFGAYLAQPLMREVIENKVEITKQEARELVERCLKVLYYRDARSYNRHEIAIVTEEGVEIIGPLSSETNWDIANMVSGFE from the exons ATGGAGTCCGGGCTGAAGCTGAGTTTCTGGGAGCGCGGGCCGCGGCCCGGACAGTTCTACTCTCTGaccggcggcagcagcagcaccgggCCGGAGACAGCATGCGGACCGGTCCGACACACACT TAACCCCATGGTCACCGGGACGTCGGTGCTCGGCGTCAAGTTCACCGGCGGCGTCATCATCGCGGCGGACATGTTGGGCTCGTACGGCTCTCTGGCTCGCTTCAGGAACATTTCCCGCCTCATGAAG GTGAACAGTAACACCATCCTGGGAGCTTCAGGAGACTATGCCGACTACCAGTACCTGAAACAGGTCATCGAGCAGATGGT GATCGACGAGGAGCTGCTGGGTGACGGTCACAGCTACAGTCCGAAGGCGGTGCACTCCTGGCTGACCAGAGTCATGTACAACCGGCGCAGTAAGATGAATCCTCTGTGGAACACCGTCGTGATCGGAGGCTTCTACAACGGAGAGAG TTTCCTAGGTTACGTGGACAAGCTGGGTGTGGCTTATGAGGCGCCGACAGTAGCCACGGGCTTTGGAGCATACCTGGCACAG ccCCTGATGAGGGAGGTGATCGAGAACAAAGTGGAGATCACGAAGCAGGAGGCTCGGGAGCTGGTGGAGCGCTGCCTCAAAGTGCTTTACTACAGAGACGCTCGCTCGTACAACAGG cacGAGATCGCCATAGTAACAGAGGAGGGCGTGGAGATCATCggtcctctgtcctctgagaCCAACTGGGACATCGCCAACATGGTCAg cgGCTTTGAATGA
- the rfx5 gene encoding DNA-binding protein RFX5 encodes MSEDQRLQRAEASRRGEASLEAGEGDTEPSMLLQKLKSNISKTVQTKVDQILQDVQRFSDNDKLYLYLQLPSGPSVGDKSGGDSSSFNTADQLHTCNWIRSHLEEHSDTCLPKQDVYETYKRYCENLQHRPLSAANFGKIIRDIFPNIKARRLGGRGQSKYCYSGIRRKTVLNMPLLPNLDLKNDPAELTELVQTYKQEVTEAACELICDWAPEDPEAFVRHGGGDRSLPDPGAHRQPRCSQAELVNSAALAGGGGSTRILMPLRDSGDSSSSSSSKLPSGDKSAAAVKPSSRGRSSSLLLLLSSSLRPAVR; translated from the exons ATGTCGGAGGACCAGCGGCTCCAGCGGGCCGAAGCCTCCCGACGGGGGGAGGCCAGTCTGGAGGCGGGGGAGGGCGACACGGAGCCGAGCATGCTGCTGCAGAAACTCAAGAGCAACATCTC TAAGACTGTCCAGACCAAAGTGGATCAGATCCTG CAAGACGTTCAGCGTTTCTCCGACAATGACAAGCTGTACCTGTACCTCCAGCTGCCCTCGGGACCCAGCGTCGGGGACAAGAG TGGCGGCGACTCCAGTTCGTTCAACACAGCTGACCAGCTTCACACCTGCAACTGGATCCGCAGTCACCTGGAGGAGCACTCGGACACCTGTCTGCCCAAACAGGACGTCTACGAGACCTAcaa gagATACTGTGAGAATCTGCAGCACCGCCCACTGAGCGCCGCCAACTTCGGGAAGATCATCAGAGACATTTTTCCCAACATCAAGGCCCGGCGGCTCGGCGGCAGAGGACAGTCCAA GTACTGTTACAGCGGCATCAGGAGGAAGACGGTTCTGAACATGCCTCTGCTGCCCAACCTGGACCTGAAGAATGAcccg GCCGAGCTGACCGAGCTGGTCCAGACgtacaaacaggaagtgactgagGCGGCGTGCGAGCTGATCTGTGATTGGGCGCCAGAAGATCCTGAAGCGTTCGTTCGACACGGTGGTGGAGATCGCTCGCTACCTGATCCAGGAGCACATCGTCAACCTCGCTGCAGCCAGGCGGAGCTCGTCAACTCAGCAGCACtcgcaggtggaggaggaagtacTCGGATACTGATGCCGCTA agGGACAGTGGAGACTCTTCGTCCTCGTCTTCATCGAAGCTGCCGTCCGGAGACAAATCCGCTGCAGCGGTCAAACCTTCCTCGCGTGGacgctcctcctccctcctcctcctcctctcctcctctctgcgtCCTGCTGTACGTTGA